One Gemmatimonadota bacterium DNA window includes the following coding sequences:
- a CDS encoding response regulator transcription factor, protein MNEQKVLIVDRNSCVISTLCEYLSDELYDVFTARDGVAGFKTLRREKIDLAVVDKDIRDLDAISLLTCLKVEEIQTHVLIMGGMERLELMERMLKLGAVGVLDKPISKDKFLAKVKKCMPSQDWIKRSLVSFLEEHYSDPGLSFDDLMAHFGFSRSHGCKLFKKHVSKTFSEKLREIRVAQAQRLIKEPSIFVYEIASACGFLSPNRLREAFKTIHGMPPTQYRTKVMRGEIQTSSEDV, encoded by the coding sequence ATGAACGAGCAGAAAGTTCTAATTGTAGATCGCAATAGCTGCGTTATATCGACTCTTTGTGAATACTTGAGCGATGAACTTTACGATGTATTCACAGCGAGAGATGGCGTAGCAGGGTTTAAAACTTTGAGACGTGAAAAGATCGATCTCGCTGTGGTTGACAAAGATATAAGAGACCTTGATGCGATATCTCTTTTGACTTGTCTAAAGGTAGAGGAAATTCAAACACATGTCCTGATCATGGGCGGGATGGAACGCCTGGAGTTAATGGAAAGGATGCTCAAGCTGGGTGCTGTAGGCGTGCTGGATAAACCGATCAGCAAGGATAAATTTTTGGCAAAGGTTAAGAAGTGCATGCCTTCACAGGATTGGATAAAAAGGAGTCTGGTGTCGTTTTTGGAGGAGCATTACAGCGATCCAGGACTGAGCTTTGATGATCTCATGGCCCATTTTGGGTTTTCCAGGTCGCACGGTTGCAAGCTGTTCAAAAAACATGTGAGCAAGACGTTCTCAGAAAAATTGCGAGAGATCAGGGTTGCACAGGCACAGCGTTTGATAAAAGAACCTTCGATATTCGTCTATGAGATTGCAAGTGCGTGCGGATTTCTTTCACCAAATCGTTTGCGCGAGGCTTTCAAAACGATACACGGAATGCCTCCTACCCAGTACCGCACAAAAGTTATGCGCGGAGAAATTCAGACATCTTCGGAAGATGTCTGA
- a CDS encoding HlyD family efflux transporter periplasmic adaptor subunit, with amino-acid sequence MVHSEQVVRFNGYSRKDGSFENTEAREALSTSGIGFRFVRYFLLTILCVVGSMVAFICLLGWHLGMEITVAGQGRLQPTARYEVKAQRSGLIQTVHVQHGQEIAQGDLMLTLDDIDLRTELEKLEHELAMNQRRRVALVAELQRERAVLEAEITRAEVEYETARLQLEQVRQEYQIYRKYAPYREDGSVRPPVDTLIPIRVHQTRVEGAKVEIERVKRRLVALDNRNQEHEMLKQTYEKLQVSHRLVETRLEQMKIYAPVSGTVLTRDLDKREGDRIEAGEALIELAELHSWQAEVLIQEVDIPKVKEGHKVRIYVNAFPHMEYKIFEGRVTDVPRKPEPITPLGAGLVPGSMSTVYPVKISVIDPHLSDGEKECPLAYGMGVEAKIVTERGPIVDLLWKKFLKTVGKIGRPEIYRLEDRGNG; translated from the coding sequence ATGGTACACAGTGAACAGGTTGTAAGATTCAATGGCTATTCCCGAAAAGATGGGTCTTTTGAAAACACAGAGGCGCGAGAAGCCCTCTCAACTTCGGGGATTGGCTTCCGGTTTGTGCGCTATTTCTTGCTCACCATTTTGTGCGTTGTGGGAAGCATGGTCGCGTTTATCTGTCTTTTGGGATGGCATTTGGGCATGGAAATTACGGTTGCAGGACAAGGTCGCTTGCAGCCTACTGCGCGTTATGAAGTGAAAGCACAGCGATCAGGCTTGATCCAGACGGTTCATGTGCAACACGGACAAGAGATTGCACAGGGTGATTTGATGCTGACTTTGGATGATATCGATTTACGCACGGAATTGGAGAAACTCGAACATGAACTGGCGATGAATCAACGTCGGCGTGTGGCTTTGGTGGCAGAATTGCAACGCGAGCGGGCTGTTTTGGAGGCAGAGATTACACGGGCTGAAGTGGAATATGAGACCGCAAGGTTGCAGTTGGAACAGGTTCGGCAAGAATACCAGATCTACCGCAAATACGCGCCCTATCGCGAAGATGGGAGTGTGCGACCACCTGTTGATACGTTGATTCCCATTCGGGTACACCAGACGCGGGTAGAGGGCGCAAAAGTAGAAATTGAACGGGTAAAACGACGGTTGGTCGCTCTGGACAATCGCAATCAGGAACACGAGATGCTAAAACAAACGTATGAAAAATTACAGGTCAGCCATCGCCTTGTCGAAACGCGTTTGGAACAGATGAAGATCTATGCGCCTGTTTCTGGAACCGTGTTGACGCGCGACCTGGATAAACGCGAGGGAGACCGCATTGAGGCGGGTGAAGCCTTGATTGAACTGGCCGAATTGCACAGTTGGCAAGCTGAGGTACTGATTCAAGAAGTGGATATCCCAAAGGTGAAAGAGGGACATAAGGTGCGGATATATGTGAATGCATTTCCACACATGGAATACAAGATTTTTGAGGGCAGGGTGACAGATGTGCCGAGAAAACCCGAACCCATCACACCCCTGGGTGCCGGTCTCGTGCCGGGCAGTATGAGTACTGTTTATCCTGTGAAGATCAGTGTGATAGATCCGCATTTATCTGATGGTGAGAAAGAATGTCCGCTTGCTTATGGCATGGGTGTAGAAGCTAAGATCGTGACAGAGCGCGGTCCCATTGTTGACTTGCTGTGGAAAAAGTTTTTGAAGACCGTGGGCAAAATTGGGCGCCCTGAGATTTATCGGTTGGAAGATAGAGGTAATGGATAG
- a CDS encoding CPBP family intramembrane metalloprotease, protein MQDSKIDVGTDMELNNAQRLQLPWSIKKVILWGISYMVIVIVVSWLFHLLIIHLNHFNQWDLKFRDLLHITETYPVLVLIFAFLAFLKWQCKKVNLSFRTIWGSIYHVTQVRYILFAFVLGAIKSLLWAGKIVNFGNPPQYSSAVIVYGQIIVGGLLGPFREELYFRGVLYRILRKRNDSIISTLISALIFSAFHVLGTDLTGLFFIFFSGVVTAFLAEHTNSLTASFIYHSIGNLVSVVVFQYREFFIL, encoded by the coding sequence ATGCAAGATAGCAAAATAGATGTAGGCACTGATATGGAACTTAATAATGCTCAGCGATTACAACTCCCCTGGTCTATTAAAAAAGTAATCCTTTGGGGGATTTCATACATGGTGATTGTGATTGTTGTTAGTTGGCTGTTTCACTTATTGATAATACATCTTAATCACTTCAATCAGTGGGATTTAAAATTCCGTGATCTACTGCATATTACTGAGACATATCCCGTGCTAGTTTTGATATTTGCCTTTCTTGCCTTTCTAAAATGGCAGTGCAAGAAAGTGAATTTATCATTCAGGACAATTTGGGGGTCAATATACCATGTTACTCAAGTTCGATATATCCTTTTTGCCTTCGTCTTAGGTGCTATCAAGTCCCTGTTATGGGCCGGGAAAATCGTAAATTTTGGTAATCCCCCCCAATATTCTTCTGCTGTGATAGTTTACGGCCAGATAATAGTTGGAGGCCTATTAGGTCCATTCAGAGAAGAATTGTACTTTCGAGGGGTATTGTATAGAATTTTACGCAAACGAAATGATAGCATTATCTCAACCTTGATTTCAGCCCTTATTTTTTCAGCATTCCATGTCTTGGGGACAGATCTTACAGGCCTCTTTTTTATATTTTTTTCTGGTGTTGTGACAGCATTCTTGGCAGAACACACAAATTCACTTACTGCCAGCTTTATATATCACAGTATTGGCAATTTAGTCTCTGTAGTGGTATTTCAGTATAGAGAATTTTTTATTTTATGA
- a CDS encoding peptidase domain-containing ABC transporter, whose product MRQIFKIIKMLRPYWRFIFQSLLVGIMVMFLQIPGPYITKVLIDDVYPHKDYTLLTFILILGAVLSTGLGFTNLLSTYFARYVGVNMGLDFKSRFYSHIQSLDFSFFDNRQTGEILSRFRDMDSSVNSTVGMVNSLIMNSLQLLIFPPILLYINWKLALISLAVLPFDTVLVMISKKYLSRVSKKLTEASAESSATSYESLSGIRTVQALGLEAAFYHKIRDIFIDVSKLRIRSTHLSGGFGFMGSLVKTAGTLAYGWYGWTQVLNGNLSLGSYMAFSGYVGYLYGPIGNLIGLVGQVEMALVRINRFFEVYDLSPEIQDRPDMPTLPQVRGEIEFHDVSFSYQEDQPVLRGINLHVPAQATIALVGKSGSGKSTLAKLIPRFYDPQEGYLSIDGHDIRNYRLKSIRQQVGFAMQGSTLFQGSILDNLTFGHDIPLRDVQDATRGAYIHDFIASLSEGYETLVGEQGAQMSEGQKQRIALARVLLMDTPILILDEPTAALDMESEYHIQEALKTVRQGRTTIIIAHRLSTIQNADEIVVLDEGQIAEQGTHEWLAMQDGVYARLYDKTARI is encoded by the coding sequence ATGCGTCAGATATTCAAAATCATCAAAATGCTCAGACCCTACTGGCGGTTTATCTTTCAATCCCTTCTCGTGGGCATCATGGTCATGTTTTTGCAAATCCCAGGACCATACATTACCAAGGTATTGATTGATGATGTGTATCCGCACAAAGACTACACGCTCCTGACCTTTATTCTGATTTTGGGTGCTGTGCTCTCGACGGGATTGGGATTCACAAATCTGTTGAGCACTTATTTTGCGCGTTATGTGGGTGTCAACATGGGGTTGGATTTCAAATCCCGCTTCTATTCCCACATACAATCGCTGGACTTCAGCTTTTTTGACAACCGTCAGACGGGCGAAATTCTGTCTCGATTCAGAGATATGGATAGTTCTGTCAATAGTACCGTAGGGATGGTGAATAGCCTGATTATGAACTCGCTTCAATTGCTTATTTTTCCACCTATTTTGCTTTATATCAACTGGAAACTCGCGTTGATCAGTCTGGCGGTGCTGCCTTTTGATACCGTGTTGGTTATGATTTCAAAGAAATATCTCAGCAGAGTGTCTAAAAAACTGACCGAAGCATCTGCTGAATCATCGGCCACGTCCTACGAATCGCTTTCAGGCATTCGCACTGTACAGGCACTGGGACTGGAAGCCGCGTTTTACCACAAGATCAGAGACATATTTATTGATGTTTCCAAATTGCGAATCCGATCAACTCATTTAAGTGGTGGATTTGGGTTTATGGGGTCGTTGGTGAAAACAGCGGGTACTTTGGCTTATGGCTGGTATGGCTGGACGCAAGTTCTGAATGGCAACCTCTCTCTGGGCAGTTATATGGCTTTTTCGGGGTATGTGGGCTATCTCTACGGTCCAATCGGCAATCTCATCGGTCTTGTGGGGCAGGTTGAAATGGCATTGGTTCGCATCAATCGTTTTTTTGAAGTCTATGACTTGAGTCCTGAAATCCAGGATCGTCCAGATATGCCCACCTTGCCACAGGTTAGAGGTGAGATCGAGTTTCACGATGTGAGTTTTTCGTATCAAGAAGATCAACCCGTTTTGCGCGGCATCAACCTGCACGTCCCGGCGCAAGCCACCATTGCTCTGGTCGGCAAGAGTGGCTCAGGTAAATCAACACTTGCTAAATTGATCCCGAGATTTTATGATCCGCAAGAGGGGTATCTGTCTATTGATGGGCACGATATTCGAAACTATCGCTTAAAGTCCATCCGGCAGCAGGTGGGATTTGCGATGCAAGGAAGCACCTTGTTTCAAGGCAGTATTTTAGACAACCTGACCTTTGGACACGACATACCCTTGCGAGATGTTCAGGATGCGACACGAGGCGCGTACATTCACGACTTCATCGCGTCATTGTCCGAGGGATATGAAACACTGGTAGGAGAACAAGGGGCACAGATGTCGGAAGGACAGAAACAGCGCATTGCACTGGCTCGTGTGCTGTTAATGGACACGCCCATCTTGATTTTGGATGAACCCACCGCCGCGCTGGATATGGAATCCGAATATCACATTCAAGAAGCATTAAAAACCGTGCGACAAGGTAGAACCACAATTATCATCGCGCACAGACTCTCAACCATCCAAAATGCAGATGAGATTGTGGTATTGGATGAGGGACAGATCGCAGAGCAGGGCACGCACGAGTGGTTAGCCATGCAAGATGGGGTTTATGCTCGCTTGTATGACAAAACGGCGAGGATATAA
- a CDS encoding CPBP family intramembrane metalloprotease, translating into MGVNIPRRTCSANWPVSLSLSLRSGLILLLVAVLTNRIWIYSHIVFRPHISSHTALDWIVEVGVVGLITVAMGVAVHFITGVSITKILGLQKSDSKDLLKWGYVALAATSFNLALEIPSGFGPQYESELWFIFIRMIRSVLLIPFYEELIYRFLIYGIIRPRFGRWPAAIISTVIFVFIHQSVQRALVAYSLTIVFLFFTHFSFGLLAAYLYETRRTLLPCVVIHAAVNLTYHSAPLIGYLIGGTIAKTEPPLLP; encoded by the coding sequence ATGGGCGTGAACATCCCTCGAAGGACCTGTTCTGCTAATTGGCCGGTATCACTATCACTCTCGCTACGCTCTGGTTTAATTCTGTTGCTCGTTGCGGTGCTCACCAACAGAATATGGATCTACTCCCATATCGTTTTTCGTCCCCATATATCTTCCCATACAGCATTGGACTGGATCGTAGAAGTAGGGGTTGTAGGTCTCATAACCGTCGCAATGGGGGTTGCTGTACATTTTATTACAGGTGTGTCAATCACTAAAATTTTGGGTCTCCAAAAGTCCGATTCAAAAGACTTGCTCAAGTGGGGTTATGTTGCGCTTGCAGCAACTTCATTCAATCTGGCTTTGGAGATTCCTTCAGGTTTTGGACCACAGTATGAATCTGAGCTTTGGTTCATATTCATACGCATGATCAGATCTGTTCTTTTGATTCCATTTTACGAGGAACTCATTTATCGGTTTCTGATTTACGGTATAATAAGACCCCGGTTTGGTCGGTGGCCTGCAGCGATTATATCAACGGTCATCTTTGTCTTCATTCACCAGTCAGTTCAGCGGGCATTGGTAGCATATTCCCTGACGATTGTCTTTCTCTTTTTCACTCATTTTTCTTTTGGTCTTTTAGCTGCCTATTTGTACGAAACCAGACGCACGCTTCTGCCATGTGTTGTAATCCATGCAGCAGTAAACCTGACCTATCACAGTGCGCCTCTGATTGGCTACCTCATAGGGGGAACAATAGCCAAGACAGAGCCGCCATTGCTGCCATGA
- a CDS encoding tetratricopeptide repeat protein, which produces MCCNPCSSKPDLSQCASDWLPHRGNNSQDRAAIAAMIKFFLKSPIAIRIGFLLLPWIYSAAFMALALHSNPHHYAAILRVRGLHYAREGDNDKAMEAYKAAIRIRSDHYFAWESLGALEEQLGNIKMAAYCFDRASALLPTNSVYAYHLSRLLLKMEEHKAALHHIDRALDVVSKPDDHRVILILKSEILKAMGREQESREILNVAETDPHLNNANPKFWRDKGKAFYKKRLYAQALEAFDQAIDLDPKDTTAWQWKAAIYLEQKFYDQAIDAYDQILAYSPDNPNIVLLKGQAYAEAKQFEAALEIFDRAIGAGLDGPTKALDRNETASSYQTLLLKQKASALIDLERYDEALDVFETAIEKSPQDVSLQNSKGVVLLMMERFEDAIKCFDDALRMDPDSTLAAFAWNNKGWALYSLKQYDEALTAFDQALMLKDDYHLALYNRARVYVFLGNRDSAVSSLQRAIVLNPDYKKGMQSDEAFQVLKDLEVFK; this is translated from the coding sequence ATGTGTTGTAATCCATGCAGCAGTAAACCTGACCTATCACAGTGCGCCTCTGATTGGCTACCTCATAGGGGGAACAATAGCCAAGACAGAGCCGCCATTGCTGCCATGATAAAATTCTTCCTCAAATCTCCTATTGCGATCAGAATAGGATTCCTCCTTTTGCCCTGGATTTACTCCGCTGCATTCATGGCACTTGCTCTGCATAGCAATCCACACCACTATGCTGCTATCCTGAGAGTCCGCGGTCTCCACTATGCCAGGGAAGGGGATAACGACAAGGCTATGGAAGCATATAAGGCTGCAATTCGGATCCGATCTGACCATTACTTTGCCTGGGAGTCACTCGGTGCTTTGGAAGAGCAGTTAGGCAATATCAAGATGGCGGCGTATTGTTTTGATAGAGCCAGTGCGCTACTCCCAACGAATTCAGTTTACGCCTATCACTTGTCGCGTTTGCTTCTCAAGATGGAAGAGCACAAGGCGGCACTTCATCATATTGATCGCGCACTTGATGTGGTCTCCAAACCAGATGACCACAGGGTGATTCTGATTCTAAAGTCAGAGATACTCAAGGCAATGGGGCGAGAGCAAGAATCTCGAGAAATTCTGAATGTTGCTGAGACCGATCCGCATTTAAATAATGCAAATCCCAAATTTTGGCGTGATAAGGGGAAAGCTTTTTACAAAAAAAGATTATATGCACAAGCCTTGGAAGCATTTGATCAGGCGATAGATTTGGATCCAAAAGATACCACTGCTTGGCAGTGGAAAGCGGCAATTTACCTCGAACAAAAATTCTATGATCAAGCCATTGACGCCTATGATCAAATCCTTGCATACAGTCCTGATAATCCGAACATAGTGCTTCTGAAAGGACAGGCCTATGCCGAAGCGAAACAATTTGAAGCGGCACTCGAAATATTTGATCGGGCGATTGGCGCGGGATTAGATGGGCCAACAAAAGCGTTGGATCGCAACGAGACTGCGTCTTCCTATCAGACTTTGTTGCTAAAACAAAAAGCCTCTGCATTGATAGATTTAGAGCGATATGACGAGGCCCTGGACGTATTTGAAACGGCAATTGAGAAATCACCTCAGGATGTCAGTCTGCAGAATAGCAAAGGTGTGGTATTACTGATGATGGAGCGATTTGAAGATGCTATCAAATGTTTTGATGATGCACTTCGGATGGATCCGGATTCTACTCTCGCTGCTTTTGCCTGGAATAACAAAGGGTGGGCATTGTATTCACTAAAGCAATACGACGAGGCACTCACAGCTTTTGACCAGGCACTGATGCTGAAGGATGACTATCACCTGGCATTGTACAATCGCGCTCGTGTCTATGTCTTTTTGGGCAACCGAGATTCCGCTGTTTCTTCCTTGCAAAGAGCGATTGTATTGAATCCCGATTACAAAAAGGGTATGCAATCAGATGAAGCATTTCAAGTCTTGAAAGATTTGGAAGTTTTTAAATAG
- a CDS encoding 3-ketoacyl-ACP reductase has translation MPAALVTGSSRGIGRGIAFCLADAGYDILVNYAGNLTAAEETATGIRERGQNVHICQGDITRIEDGKRLVDTTLDAFGRLDMLVNNAGIAPRVRADILEATPESYEDVMNTNLKGPYFLTQYAANHMITLKEQGKIQTPRIVVITSISAYTSSTARGEYCVSKAGLSMMTRLFADRLAEHGIPVNEIQPGIIQTDMTGPVKEKYDHLIADGLTPIRRWGQPEDIGKAVAAIGLGYFDFTTGAAIPVDGGFHMHRL, from the coding sequence ATGCCAGCAGCACTCGTCACCGGATCCAGCAGAGGCATCGGCAGAGGCATAGCGTTCTGCCTTGCCGACGCGGGCTACGACATCCTTGTCAACTACGCGGGCAATCTAACCGCAGCAGAAGAAACCGCAACAGGTATTCGAGAACGCGGACAAAACGTCCATATATGTCAGGGCGACATAACCCGCATAGAAGATGGCAAACGCCTCGTAGATACCACACTCGATGCCTTTGGCCGCCTCGACATGCTCGTCAACAACGCCGGCATTGCCCCCCGCGTGCGCGCCGACATCCTCGAAGCCACGCCAGAAAGCTATGAAGACGTCATGAACACCAACCTCAAAGGCCCCTACTTTTTAACCCAATACGCGGCAAACCACATGATAACACTTAAAGAACAGGGAAAAATACAAACACCGCGCATCGTCGTCATCACCTCCATATCTGCCTACACTTCTTCAACAGCGCGCGGCGAATACTGCGTCTCAAAAGCCGGACTGAGCATGATGACGCGCCTATTTGCCGACCGGCTCGCAGAACACGGCATCCCCGTCAATGAAATCCAGCCGGGCATCATCCAGACCGACATGACAGGACCCGTAAAAGAAAAATACGACCATTTGATCGCCGATGGACTGACCCCCATCCGCAGGTGGGGACAACCCGAAGACATCGGCAAAGCCGTAGCCGCCATTGGACTCGGCTATTTCGACTTCACAACCGGCGCGGCAATCCCGGTTGACGGTGGATTCCACATGCACCGACTCTGA
- a CDS encoding MBL fold metallo-hydrolase produces the protein MPLPMPLLDPVTSAAGMVPPVFLVLYRDKIRYIGVSAKCKVGGANMAIVDYRQSGGCDVWVLSAGYVRMDGGAMFGVVPRPLWEKCYPPDERNRIGLTMNCLLVRGQGETVLIETGFGGKVTEKLRKIYALDESDGLLASLETLNVAPEEITRVVLTHLHQDHAGGCTVHKGGEYVPAFPNATYYVQEGEWEDAENADGQTVNGYRYDEVMRPLASVLSLLDGDERICPFIEVIVTPGHTRRHQSVLVHTGEDTFCFVGDLIPTTHHLKPIYVMAYDLYPRQTYLVKQEVMERAVAENWIMVWPHDPDVAWGRLRRDDVGAYEVR, from the coding sequence ATGCCTCTGCCGATGCCTCTGCTGGATCCGGTGACGAGTGCTGCTGGCATGGTTCCTCCTGTTTTTTTGGTTTTGTATAGAGATAAGATAAGATATATAGGGGTAAGTGCGAAGTGCAAAGTTGGAGGTGCGAATATGGCGATTGTAGATTATAGACAAAGTGGTGGTTGCGATGTTTGGGTTTTATCTGCTGGATATGTGAGGATGGATGGTGGCGCGATGTTTGGGGTTGTGCCCCGTCCGCTTTGGGAAAAGTGTTATCCGCCCGATGAGCGCAATCGCATTGGGTTGACGATGAATTGTTTGCTTGTGAGAGGGCAGGGGGAGACCGTGCTGATTGAGACCGGGTTTGGGGGTAAGGTGACGGAGAAGCTGCGAAAGATTTACGCGCTTGATGAGTCGGATGGGCTTTTGGCGTCTCTGGAGACGTTGAATGTTGCGCCTGAGGAGATTACGCGGGTTGTGTTGACGCATTTGCACCAGGATCATGCCGGGGGTTGTACGGTGCACAAGGGGGGTGAATATGTGCCCGCTTTCCCAAATGCGACTTATTACGTGCAAGAGGGGGAATGGGAGGATGCGGAGAATGCCGATGGGCAGACTGTGAATGGGTATCGATACGACGAGGTGATGAGGCCGTTGGCATCTGTGCTCTCGCTGTTGGATGGAGATGAGCGTATTTGTCCTTTTATCGAGGTCATAGTTACGCCAGGGCATACTCGCAGGCATCAATCTGTGCTGGTGCATACGGGCGAGGATACGTTCTGCTTTGTGGGGGATTTGATTCCTACTACGCATCACCTGAAGCCGATTTATGTGATGGCTTATGATCTGTATCCGCGGCAGACCTATCTGGTTAAGCAAGAGGTTATGGAGAGAGCAGTTGCCGAGAACTGGATTATGGTGTGGCCGCACGATCCGGATGTTGCATGGGGAAGATTGCGACGAGATGATGTGGGGGCTTATGAGGTGAGATAG
- a CDS encoding type II toxin-antitoxin system VapC family toxin: MIFVDSGAWIALTNQRDRNHTDAVTIYADLKRQRARFFTTDYVLDETITRLRYDVSHSVAVQFLDFIERAEKIDGLTVAEIDKTLFQEAKRLFRQYDSAKLSFTDCTSFAVCQKHNISETYAFDEHFAMMGITVLKTVEQ, translated from the coding sequence ATGATTTTTGTCGATAGCGGTGCCTGGATTGCTCTTACCAATCAAAGAGATCGGAATCACACCGACGCTGTGACGATTTACGCGGACTTAAAACGGCAAAGAGCGCGATTTTTTACGACTGATTATGTGCTTGATGAAACCATAACTCGGCTCAGATATGACGTGAGCCACTCAGTAGCAGTACAGTTTCTCGATTTTATTGAACGCGCTGAAAAAATAGATGGTTTAACTGTCGCGGAAATTGATAAGACCCTATTTCAAGAAGCCAAGCGGCTTTTTCGGCAATACGATTCCGCAAAGTTATCATTTACAGATTGCACCAGTTTCGCGGTTTGTCAGAAGCATAACATTTCTGAGACCTATGCTTTTGATGAGCATTTTGCGATGATGGGGATAACTGTGCTCAAAACGGTTGAACAATGA
- a CDS encoding zinc dependent phospholipase C family protein, with the protein MPRGRCHFALVLGLQELLERDLPEVGALSGRYLPELVAGSMAPDAMRLLGKMGKYGSHFYTEDRRETWGKSVSGMFEAHPNLADYQNMDPRDRVLLMGYIAHLTTDEAFRDEVTIYVHGIEDWRPIIYGLWSYVDELPINYPGVGGVLDQFEGRGEVGFIDRATVSRFVRRARGWAENTDPVVLEQIFLKMIGRPLPDDMEKHLAENRRRADAFFDEDIKARFVDEAIARGRDEIEKFVSGAYSR; encoded by the coding sequence ATGCCTCGTGGGCGATGTCATTTTGCGCTGGTGCTCGGGTTGCAGGAACTGCTCGAGCGCGATTTGCCAGAAGTAGGTGCTCTAAGCGGGCGGTATTTGCCGGAGCTTGTGGCGGGTTCTATGGCGCCGGATGCGATGCGTTTGTTGGGGAAGATGGGGAAGTACGGATCACATTTTTATACGGAGGATCGGCGCGAGACGTGGGGCAAATCCGTTTCGGGTATGTTTGAAGCGCATCCCAATCTGGCAGATTATCAGAATATGGATCCACGAGATCGCGTTTTGTTGATGGGGTATATCGCACATTTGACGACGGATGAAGCATTTCGCGATGAGGTGACGATTTATGTACACGGTATTGAAGACTGGCGACCCATTATTTACGGGTTGTGGTCTTATGTAGATGAATTGCCCATTAATTATCCAGGCGTCGGGGGGGTGCTGGATCAGTTTGAAGGGCGTGGAGAGGTGGGGTTTATTGATCGCGCGACAGTATCCCGATTTGTGAGGCGTGCGCGGGGGTGGGCAGAGAATACAGACCCCGTTGTTCTCGAGCAGATATTTCTCAAGATGATAGGTCGCCCCCTGCCTGATGATATGGAAAAGCATCTTGCTGAGAACAGAAGACGGGCAGATGCGTTTTTTGATGAGGATATAAAAGCGCGTTTTGTCGATGAAGCTATTGCGCGGGGGCGGGATGAGATTGAGAAGTTTGTCAGTGGGGCATATAGTAGATGA